In Microcebus murinus isolate Inina chromosome 20, M.murinus_Inina_mat1.0, whole genome shotgun sequence, the following are encoded in one genomic region:
- the ZNF423 gene encoding zinc finger protein 423 isoform X2 encodes MIGDGCDLGLGEEEGGTGLPYPCQFCDKSFIRLSYLKRHEQIHSDKLPFKCTYCSRLFKHKRSRDRHIKLHTGDKKYHCHECEAAFSRSDHLKIHLKTHSSSKPFKCTVCKRGFSSTSSLQSHMQAHKKNKEHLAKSEKEAKKDDFMCDYCEDTFSQTEELEKHVLTRHPQLSEKADLQCIHCPEVFVDENALLAHIHQAHANQKHKCPMCPEQFSSVEGVYCHLDSHRQPGSSNHSVSPDPVLGSAASMSSATPDSSASVERGSTPDSTLKPLRGQKKMRDEGQGWSKVVYSCPYCSKRDFNSLAVLEIHLKTIHADKPQQSHTCQICLDSMPTLYNLNEHVRKLHKNHAYPVMQFGNISAFHCNYCPEMFADINSLQEHIRVSHCGPNANPPDGNNAFFCNQCSMGFLTESSLTEHIQQAHCSVGSAKLESPVMQPAQSFMEVYSCPYCTNSPIFGSILKLTKHIKENHKNIPLAHSKKSKAEQSPVSSDVEVSSPKRQRLSASANSISNGEYPCNQCDLKFSNFESFQTHLKLHLELLLRKQACPQCKEDFDSQESLLQHLTVHYMTTSTHYVCESCDKQFSSVDDLQKHLLDMHTFVLYHCTLCQEVFDSKVSIQVHLAVKHSNEKKMYRCTACNWDFRKEADLQVHVKHSHLGNPAKAHKCIFCGETFSTEVELQCHITTHSKKYNCKFCSKAFHAIVLLEKHLREKHCVFDAAAENGTANGVPPTATKKAEPADLQGMLLKNPEAPNSHEASEDDVDASEPMYGCDICGAAYTMEVLLQNHRLRDHNIRPGEDDGSRKKAEFIKGSHKCNVCSRTFFSENGLREHLQTHRGPAKHYMCPICGERFPSLLTLTEHKVTHSKSLDTGTCRICKMPLQSEEEFIEHCQMHPDLRNSLTGFRCVVCMQTVTSTLELKIHGTFHMQKLAGSSAASSPNGQGLQKLYKCALCLKEFRSKQDLVKLDVNGLPYGLCAGCMARSANGQAGGLAPPEPADRPCAGLRCPECSVKFESAEDLESHMQVDHRDLTPETSGPRKGTQTSPVPRKKTYQCIKCQMTFENEREIQIHVANHMIEEGINHECKLCNQMFDSPAKLLCHLIEHSFEGMGGTFKCPVCFTVFVQANKLQQHIFAVHGQEDKIYDCSQCPQKFFFQTELQNHTMSQHAQ; translated from the exons ATGATCGGAGATGGCTGCGACCTCGGCCTCGGCGAGGAGGAAGGGGGCACGGGCCTGCCATACCCTTGCCAGTTCTGCGACAAGTCCTTCATCCGCCTGAGCTACTTGAAGAGGCACGAGCAGATCCACAGCGACAAGCTGCCGTTCAAGTGCACCTACTGCAGCCGGCTCTTCAAGCACAAGAGGAGCCGTGACCGGCACATCAAGCTGCACACGGGCGACAAGAAGTACCACTGTCACGAGTGCGAGGCGGCGTTCTCCCGCAGCGACCACCTCAAGATCCACCTGAAGACCCACAGCTCCAGCAAGCCCTTCAAGTGCACCGTGTGCAAGCGCGGCTTCTCCTCCACCAGCTCGCTGCAGAGCCACATGCAGGCCCACAAGAAGAACAAGGAGCATCTGGCCAAGTCGGAGAAGGAAGCCAAGAAGGACGACTTCATGTGCGACTACTGCGAGGACACCTTCAGCCAGACGGAGGAGCTGGAGAAGCACGTGCTCACGCGCCACCCGCAGCTCTCGGAGAAGGCGGACCTGCAGTGCATCCACTGCCCCGAGGTCTTCGTCGACGAGAACGCGCTGCTGGCCCACATCCACCAAGCCCACGCCAACCAGAAACACAAGTGCCCCATGTGTCCCGAGCAGTTCTCCTCGGTGGAGGGCGTCTACTGCCACCTGGACAGCCACCGACAGCCCGGCTCCAGCAACCACAGCGTCAGTCCCGACCCCGTGCTGGGCAGCGCGGCCTCCATGAGCAGCGCCACGCCCGACTCCAGTGCCTCGGTGGAGCGTGGCTCCACCCCAGACTCCACCCTAAAGCCGCTGCGGGGGCAGAAGAAGATGCGGGACGAGGGGCAGGGCTGGTCCAAGGTGGTCTACAGCTGCCCCTATTGCTCCAAGCGGGACTTTAACAGCCTGGCCGTGCTGGAGATCCACTTGAAGACCATCCATGCGGATAAGCCCCAGCAGAGCCACACGTGTCAGATCTGCCTGGACTCCATGCCCACTCTCTACAACCTCAATGAGCACGTGCGCAAGCTGCACAAGAACCACGCCTACCCTGTAATGCAGTTCGGCAACATCTCCGCCTTCCACTGCAACTACTGCCCCGAGATGTTCGCGGACATCAACAGCCTGCAGGAGCACATCCGTGTCTCCCACTGCGGCCCCAACGCCAACCCGCCCGATGGCAACAACGCCTTCTTCTGCAACCAGTGCTCCATGGGCTTCCTCACCGAGTCCTCCCTCACTGAGCACATCCAGCAGGCCCACTGCAGCGTCGGCAGTGCCAAGCTGGAGTCTCCCGTCATGCAGCCCGCGCAGTCCTTCATGGAGGTCTACTCCTGCCCCTACTGCACCAACTCGCCCATCTTTGGCTCCATCCTGAAGCTCACCAAGCACATCAAGGAGAATCACAAGAACATTCCGCTGGCACACAGCAAGAAGTCCAAGGCAGAGCAGAGCCCGGTGTCATCTGACGTAGAGGTGTCTTCCCCTAAGCGGCAGCGGCTCTCGGCGAGCGCCAACTCTATCTCCAATGGCGAGTATCCTTGCAATCAGTGCGACCTCAAGTTCTCCAACTTTGAGAGCTTCCAGACACACCTGAAGCTGCACCTGGAGCTGCTGCTACGGAAGCAGGCGTGCCCACAGTGCAAAGAGGACTTCGACTCCCAGGAGTCCCTCCTGCAGCACCTGACGGTGCACTACATGACCACATCGACCCACTACGTGTGCGAGAGCTGTGATAAGCAGTTCTCCTCGGTGGACGACCTGCAGAAGCACCTGCTGGACATGCACACCTTTGTGCTGTACCACTGCACCCTGTGTCAGGAGGTCTTCGACTCCAAGGTGTCCATCCAGGTGCACCTGGCGGTGAAGCACAGCAACGAGAAGAAGATGTACCGCTGCACGGCCTGTAACTGGGACTTCCGCAAGGAGGCCGACCTGCAGGTTCATGTCAAACACAGCCACCTGGGCAACCCGGCCAAGGCACACAAGTGCATCTTCTGTGGGGAGACCTTCAGCACCGAGGTGGAGCTGCAGTGCCACATCACCACGCACAGCAAGAAGTACAACTGCAAGTTCTGCAGCAAGGCCTTCCACGCCATCGTCCTGCTGGAGAAGCACCTGCGGGAGAAGCACTGCGTGTTTGATGCCGCGGCCGAGAACGGCACGGCCAACGGGGTGCCCCCTACAGCCACCAAGAAGGCCGAGCCCGCTGACCTGCAGGGCATGCTGCTTAAGAACCCCGAGGCGCCCAACAGCCACGAGGCCAGTGAGGACGACGTGGATGCGTCGGAGCCCATGTACGGCTGTGACATCTGCGGGGCGGCCTACACCATGGAGGTGCTGCTGCAGAACCACCGGCTGCGGGACCACAACATCCGGCCGGGCGAGGATGACGGCTCGCGCAAGAAGGCCGAGTTCATCAAGGGCAGCCACAAGTGCAATGTCTGCTCACGGACTTTCTTCTCGGAGAATGGGCTACGGGAACACCTGCAGACGCACCGGGGCCCGGCCAAGCACTACATGTGTCCCATCTGTGGCGAGCGCTTCCCCTCACTGCTCACGCTCACCGAGCACAAGGTGACCCACAGCAAGAGCCTGGACACGGGCACCTGTCGCATCTGCAAGATGCCCCTGCAGAGCGAGGAGGAATTCATCGAGCACTGCCAGATGCACCCCGACCTGCGCAACTCCCTCACGGGCTTCCGCTGCGTGGTCTGCATGCAGACGGTCACCTCCACTCTGGAGCTCAAGATCCATGGCACCTTCCACATGCAGAAGCTGGCAGGCAGCTCGGCCGCATCCTCCCCCAACGGGCAGGGGCTGCAGAAGCTCTATAAGTGTGCCCTGTGCCTCAAGGAGTTCCGCAGCAAGCAGGACCTGGTAAAGCTCGATGTCAACGGGCTGCCCTATGGCCTCTGTGCTGGCTGCATGGCCCGCAGTGCCAATGGACAGGCGGGTGGCCTGGCTCCGCCTGAGCCCGCCGACCGGCCCTGTGCTGGCCTCCGCTGCCCCGAGTGCAGTGTCAAGTTTGAGAGTGCTGAGGACCTGGAAAGCCACATGCAGGTGGACCACCGCGACCTCACGCCAGAGACCAGTGGGCCCCGGAAAGGTACCCAGACGTCGCCAGTGCCCCGG aaaaaaacataccaGTGCATCAAGTGCCAGATGACCTTCGAGAATGAGAGAGAGATCCAAATCCACGTTGCCAACCACATGATTG